In the Cygnus atratus isolate AKBS03 ecotype Queensland, Australia chromosome 10, CAtr_DNAZoo_HiC_assembly, whole genome shotgun sequence genome, CGCACAGATGTACTTTGAGCGCAGCGGGAGGTCCATCAGCCTGCGGAGCTGGCTGGGTGAGGCTGGGAGCGTGCGGGTGGTCCTGGGTCAGGGCTGCGTCCCCCAGCTCCGCTTATCCGGGCACGGAGGGGACAGAGCAGTGGGAACCAGCTCCGGGGTAGCCAGCTCTGGGGATGCTCACAGCTGTGGGGAGAGGGTTTGGAGAGCCAGCAGCTCTTGGGGTGTCTGACTGCTCCTTTGGTGTCCGCAGGTGCCACCGGCAAGCCCAGGAGCAGTGAGTACCGCTCTTGTCTTTGTCTTCATTGCACAACACCACCGCGGGGCTAAGGGTGATCGTGGAAGTGTGATAGCTGCTCTCAAGGATTCCTCTCTCAAGGAGAATTTCCTACCCTCCCAATGCAGAGAAATTTCATTACTGCACCTAGCAGCAATGCCTTTGGCAGGCAGAAGCACCCCCGAGCCATATGCTGTAGGAAGTGAGTGAGGGCCCCATGCGGGTAGCAAGGCCCCAGGCCCCACCCCAGCTGAGAATGGGGAAACTCAGGGCAGGAAACCCACAAGGGAAAGGCCATGAATGGGTGCCGGTGCCGAGTGCTCCCTGGCACGCACCCTGTGGCATCTGCCTCGTGCACCCTCTGTTCACACACAGAGCAATGCCCAACCCAGGctcatcccatcccaccccaagCCCCATCACTGTAAACCTCAAATACacagctggccccagccccaggacgAGGCTGGCCCGGCCATCACCCCCACAGCACACCCCGACAGCGACCACCATGCCCCAGCGCCAGCCCCTGGGCTGTGGCTGGTGTCTCCCCGCCCACAGCTCTCTCTTCCCTCgcaggccagcagctgccccgaCACAAGTGCGGGAACCAGCGGAGCTGCCCCACCAAACATTTTGCCTTCAAGATCATCAGCGGCGCCGCAAATGTGGTGGGACCCTCCATCTGCTTCAATGATGAGGTGTAAGCAGCATGCAAGGGGGCAATTTGCAGCCATGGCTTGAACAGAGCAAGCTTGGCCTCTGCCGAGCAGGTTGATGTTTGTGGTCAAACAAAATATGGTTTTCTTTGCTACCGGGCCTGGGGATGTTTCAGTCTGACACATCCCCATCACACTGCTTtaccagcacccccagggcaTCCCTGGACTCACTGGTggtctctgctttccttcccagcCTCATGAGCAACGTGAAAAACAACGTTGGCAGGGGCCTGAACATCGCCCTGGTGAATGGTGAGTTGGGCAGGAGGCACGGCCAGGGTCCCCTTCATGGCCCGGGAGGGAACAGGGCACCAGGGCTGGTGGCCAGGCAGCATGTCAGGGTTTCTGGACAGCCAGGTTTAGGGTGTCGTCAACCAACATGTTTGTGCAGGGCTGAGACCCAAGTGAGCTTCTCCAGGAGACTCAACCTCACTGTGCtctgttttgaatttcaaaCTTTTAGGAACAAGCGGGCAGCTCCTGAAAACAGCCTCCTTCGACATGTACCTTGGAGGTAAGCACAGTGGCTTTGGTGGCTGGCGGCTCGCAGCCAAGGCTCATACAGGcactgcagccaccagcactTCAGTGACTCTGTTGTGTATTTAGTGATAAAGTCCGATGGACTTTGACCAGCTAGCTCTGGTGGGTAGTGTAAGCATGGCTTCCCCGAGGTCCTTGGGCCTGGACTCCTTGTAATGCACCTACATCTGAGCTGGGCTTCTCGGTCCTTTTCTACAAACATaaaagcctgaaaaacaaaattccactAAACTGAATAAACCGGGGCAATAGAGGCCTGAGAGAGGCTGCTTTTTGAATTCACTTACACCAATCCTGACATGTTGTGGCTTTCACCTCCCTTTCGGAGTGCTGGTGGTGGGTAAGCAGCTGCCTGTTCCCTGCCTTGCCCAGGGGGCAGGGACCAGTGCGGGGGCAGGCACGATGcaggccccagccccagcaaggcCGGGCACGGGGAGCAGAGCAAAGACCATGTTCCTGCCCTGAAGGCTTCAAACACTTTTCCTACGAGCAAAACATGCCCTGAGCAGGGCAGCACTCACTCACAGCCTGGTTGATAATCCCACTGTTCTTGCTATCACCGAACCCCAAAGTTATGGCAGGACCCCTCAAAATCCCATGCTTAAGAAAACTAACAAGGTGCTTTTGATTTACCCCTTGCCTTTCAAACCTTTCCAGGGACCTGTCACCCTTTGTGCTTTTTGGTTGTGAAACCCATACTTAGTAACTCTGGGGTTTTAAGAAGGAACACCAGCACCATGAGATTTCCAGCAGACTGTGAGCAAGACCCTGCTGCGGGCGGCGCtcaggcaggaggcagcagtcGGCTCCTGTGCCACTAGATGGGGCGTTGGACTCGAGCATCCCGCGCCGCAGATGCAGGATGAGGAATAATTCCTGCAATACAGCCCAAGCTGCTACAATGAGGCAGGCAactctgcagccctgcctgcccgaAACCCAGGCTCGCTCCTGGTGCTGAGAAGTAAATtcacattaatgaggtctcccagCTAGTGAGCAGCATTTAGTAGCAAATTCCTCCTGCAGTTATGTGACAGCAGGAAAGCACCAGGTGCCAAAGGAGAGCCCAGCTCTGGTTGGTGGAGCACAAGACAGGGATGCCACATATAACAGACTATCCCTCCTCATGCCCTTGACCCCAAACCTTGGCTATCCCCAGCACTAACAGCATATTTCCCACTGACCATGCACATCCCTGCTaaatcccttttccttttcctaatgCTCCCCCTCCCAGATGTCACACGACTGGAGACCTTCCTCCAAGAGATCAAGGATGGCACTGTCATACTGGTGGCCACCTACGATGACGCTGCCACAAAGTGAGTTTGTCCTTAGCAGCAATGCCTGGCTGCCCCAAaaccagcagccaggctggagctgggggtgctgctgcctgctcctctcctgcagccacatgttgccagcagcagcatgggggcaggaggggaaagcCACCCAGCACCACTCTGATGAGTTCTTCCCCTCTCTTAGGATGAATGACAAAATACGGAGACTTTTTTTGGCACTGGGCAGCAGCTACATAAACCATCTGGGCTTTCGGGACAACTGGATCTTCTTAGGGGCAAAAGGGCTGCAAGGCAAGAGCCCCTTTGAAGAGGTACGTGGCTCTGTCTGCTACCAGCTCTCACCCTCTTTGTAGCACGTCTCACCCACTTGTCTGCAGAAGATGTTGGCCAGCGATGTTATCTGCAAGCTTGCCATGCCCAAAACTTGCCCCATGCCACCAAcctcatcatttattttctctctcattttctcctcatttattttctctctcatttgctCCTGCAGCACATCAAAAACgaccagaaaacaaataaatatgatgGCTGGCCTGAGCTGCTGGAGATGGAGGGCTGTGCCCCCAAGAAGCAGGATTAGCGGGGACGCGCCAGTGGCACTCCTGCATGGACCCCAGCAGGGTCCCGTGGGGACACCAGATCCCTGGACTGATTGCAGCCCCCTAGCCCAGCCACACAGCCTGACGGTGGCTGCCCGCTCCCAGGGACCAGCATTTAGGCGCGGGGACACAGTGCTCAGAGCAGTGCTGTGCAAGCAGCTGCAGCGTGCAAGCAAGCAAACGCCCGGCCAGGCTCCAGCCTAGCTGCCCTAGTCCATGGTCGTGGGTCAGTTTGgggtattttatttctctgtcttcaAACCAAAAACTTTGTGAGAGGTTTTCTAGCTGTTtcttaaataatatatataattatgaaACACTATCTTCTCGCTTCTATTTTCAAGCATAATCCAGCCTTTTCCCACAAGCTGGCAACGCCAGGCCCTCTGCCACATGGCACAGGGATGCTCTGGCCTGGGTAGTTTCCCCCATCCACTGCCAGCCCCCTTCTGTCCCTTGCAGCCACAATAAGGCCAGGCAGCCGCAGGGATGGCTTGCTGCAACACAGGTCAATATATGCAGACCAAAATGtttcccagcccagccaggcagAGCCCCATGAGCCCCTGTCCGGTGCGGTTCcagccaggaggtgctgggggagcaTCTGTTTCCAGCTCCTACCTGGGTTACCCATCATCATGGATACATTTGCATCataaaaacaatttcctttgtatccattttttccacattctcTAAAGCAGACCAGTGGTTTTGCAGACAGCATGGGGGGAACAtttctgctggagctgtgtgGTGTGACAAAGGGCTATCATGGACAGCCTCTTCAGCCCTCAGACAGCAGGGCttgccccagcacagctcctaaCCCGCAGCTCACAGCAGTTATCTGAGCCCACCGGTCACCCCAGGGGGAGCAGGCAGAAATGGGGAGCGCCGGCAGAACAAGGGATGCTGTAAGGATGAAACCTTGGATccaaaacccaccaccaccatcccAAATCAGCAAGGCAACAGGTTTTccctaaataaagaaaaatcctgagcaaaactaaaacaaaacccccGAACAACCATCACAGAAGAATTCCCCAACAGCTGTAGTATTTTATCCAAGCTTATCCTGCTGCGCTTTTAACGTGCACCTGACCATGCTGCGGGAAGCCTCCACCATAAATCGATCCCTaaatctgctgcagcagcagtggttaATCCCAGGCGCTGAATCATCCATACCCGCAGCAGCAGCGAAATAACACAACGTAGCAGACACAACAGCCCTCACATCACACAGCCCCGCTGCACTGCCAGCATAAATATGCCAACTATTTTAAGCCCCCTCAAAGGATCTAGATTCGCCTGTAAGCCAAGCTGAAAACAGCCTAAAACCCAtaaatgctgctgcagagggtAAAGCAGCACCCAGCATCAGCTATAGCAGAGAAAACAAGCGGCCCCTTTCAGCTTCAGGAAACTCTTCCTGGCCCTTTGCAATGCACACTATTTTGGCTTTAAACCAGAAGCCTTTCTAAAGGAAATCTATGTTTCAGCATCCTACAGACAGTTATAAGTAGCTCCGAGTCCACTGCTGAGCAGTTACTAAGGTACACCACAATTTTGAATAAACAGGGAGAGATAAAGTGCAGCTCCTGTGTGACcatcagcagcagccagtgctCTGAAGAGCCATTCCTGCCAAAGTTAGTGCACCCTGTAAATAAATCAGAGTTTTTCAAAGGCCCCAAAGGTTACTGGGGGGAAGGGGTCAGTTATAAATATGACTTTAAGTGCCATAATTATTTAGCAAATTTAATTTGCacgttttttaaaaaagatctcAAAAGGGTGGTGGATGCAGGGACAGCAATCCCCAGAGGAGTTGTTTTCTCAGTGCCCCAGCATTTGGAAAGCTGCATTGCTGCAGAGTTGGGCTCGGTGCCCACCTGGACGACCACTGTGCCCCCCCTCAGTGTCGCGTGCCCCACCTGTCAGCAGCCCAGAGCCTGGGCTAACACGGGCTCACCGGGGGCATCTGCAGGAGTAGGTCTGCAAAATCAGCAATGCCTCAGGAGCCAAGAGCCGGGACGCAGGTGGGCAGTGCAGGGGCTGTCCTGCCTTATTTTTAGGGTACCgatttatttcagcaaagcacCAAAGAACC is a window encoding:
- the FAM3D gene encoding protein FAM3D, which translates into the protein MRVAGIIRFLALFATLLGCWFIAQMYFERSGRSISLRSWLGATGKPRSSQQLPRHKCGNQRSCPTKHFAFKIISGAANVVGPSICFNDEVLMSNVKNNVGRGLNIALVNGTSGQLLKTASFDMYLGDVTRLETFLQEIKDGTVILVATYDDAATKMNDKIRRLFLALGSSYINHLGFRDNWIFLGAKGLQGKSPFEEHIKNDQKTNKYDGWPELLEMEGCAPKKQD